In one window of Miscanthus floridulus cultivar M001 chromosome 12, ASM1932011v1, whole genome shotgun sequence DNA:
- the LOC136496094 gene encoding uncharacterized protein: MSSSASGPPSVIAAVQSTTIPPPTTITSDTLMSSVPPNTTSTPPPITSDAIVAALYGIQQQMHLQFGAINARLAALEGPTAPPAPSSFQFGVPHLQAPDHGAVPRLTASGVVMSPLTSAPGVFPSVTPPMSALTSPFPSTTTLPTTVTSHPPSGGVPITQITFPHSPSPLPSFAHIMQPPMPYVAMHSPSPQPHIPHMAVPRYAKMSFPTYDGKEDPLGWLNRCDRFFRAQFTSEIEKVGIASFHLTGMAQQWYFILERDTGEPSWELFKQLCHQRFGPPLRTNHLAELARLPFLSTVATYQEAFLARLAHAGRLDPLQQAQLFTGGLPDSIRIDVELHEPRDLQSAMSLARAFERRNTPRPLALPAPPARPPRRPQAALPANTTGQDTPAPKTSPAPRPFKKRTPSEMADRRKLGLCYNCDEPYARGHQCQHLFYLEVPDYVVEEPEDDSPVASAPAVEQGGPAAPFDPDAPMISLHAVTGIRSEDTM, from the coding sequence ATGTCTTCCTCCGCTTCTGGGCCTCCTTCCGTGATCGCCGCCGTTCAGTCCACCACCATTCCCCCGCCAACGACGATCACCTCCGACACCCTCATGTCTTCTGTACCACCCAACACCACATCTACACCACCTCCCATCACCTCGGATGCCATTGTAGCCGCCCTCTATGGCattcagcagcagatgcatctgCAGTTCGGCGCCATCAACGCCCGCCTGGCCGCCCTGGAGGGCCCGACCGCGCCGCCGGCGCCCTCGTCGTTCCAGTTCGGGGTGCCTCATCTGCAGGCGCCCGACCACGGCGCCGTTCCACGCCTGACGGCGTCCGGCGTTGTCATGTCACCGCTCACCTCCGCACCGGGGGTCTTCCCGTCGGTGACTCCACCCATGTCAGCCCTGACCTCGCCCTTCCCATCCACCACCACGCTCCCCACCACCGTCACCTCACACCCCCCCTCTGGCGGAGTCCCGATAACCCAAATCACCTTCCCACATTCACCATCTCCATTGCCATCCTTCGCACACATCATGCAACCCCCCATGCCCTATGTCGCCATGCACTCCCCTTCCCCACAGCCCCACATCCCCCACATGGCCGTACCCCGTTATGCCAAGATGTCGTTCCCCACCTATGACGGGAAGGAGGACCCCCTCGGGTGGCTGAACCGCTGTGATCGATTTTTCCGTGCTCAGTTCACTTCGGAGATCGAGAAGGTGGGGATCGCGTCATTCCACCTCACTGGCATGGCACAGCAGTGGTACTTCATTTTGGAGCGTGACACTGGCGAGCCATCCTGGGAGCTGTTCAAGCAGCTTTGCCACCAGCGGTTCGGGCCACCTCTCCGGACAAACCATCTGGCGGAACTGGCGCGGCTGCCGTTCTTGTCTACCGTCGCGACGTACCAGGAGGCGTTCCTGGCTCGGTTGGCGCACGCGGGCCGCCTCGATCCGCTGCAGCAGGCCCAACTGTTTACGGGAGGCCTGCCCGACTCCATCCGCATTGATGTCGAGCTCCACGAGCCCCGCGACCTCCAAAGCGCCATGAGTCTGGCCAGGGCATTCGAACGCCGCAACACGCCGCGGCCGCTGGCATTGCCGGCGCCCCCAGCGCGCCCACCGCGGCGCCCACAGGCCGCGCTCCCGGCGAACACCACCGGCCAGGACACCCCGGCGCCCAAGACGTCGCCCGCGCCGCGCCCCTTCAAGAAGCGTACGCCGTCTGAGATGGCGGACCGCCGCAAACTTGGCTTGTGTTATAATTGTGACGAGCCGTACGCGCGCGGCCATCAGTGCCAGCACCTGTTCTACCTGGAGGTGCCGGACTATGTGGTCGAGGAGCCGGAGGATGACAGTCCGGTCGCGTCCGCACCAGCCGTCGAGCAGGGTGGGCCGGCTGCCCCGTTCGACCCGGACGCCCCAATGATATCCCTTCACGCCGTCACTGGGATTCGATCTGAGGACACCATGTAG